In Hwangdonia lutea, a single window of DNA contains:
- a CDS encoding SusD/RagB family nutrient-binding outer membrane lipoprotein → MKKIILLLGLIFTFNACDDGFEELNVNPTKPVQLAPSTKLTAAQLYTAGTSYVATLFYNVGTVMQLVQQINATSYSWEYTESQSHQFFNEQYPSAVKAIVDLVDGLEKSEDPNAAVDLAIANVWKVLVFSRLTDSYGDIPYFEAGKGFIDGIRFPKYDAQSEIYTDMLALLESASNTLSTGGSNSYGSGDIVFGGDTQKWHKFANSLMLRLALRLVKVDPSGAEAWATKAINGGVMTSNADIAYINYQSEAGYGGVFGPTINPIARTFSSRFGNQIKMSETFVEFMKDRNDPRVSVLCSTVDGETDFDLQFGQPNIDRTRGAANSKPNMNIFGGLVGWSPYAANPTSYDAPFFFQTYAEVEFMLAEAAHRWGLAGGNTEDHYNAGVTAAMDYLSLYGNGVGIDATQISDYLTANPFDDSIALQMINEQYWVATFPNGIETWANWKRSGYPSLTPVPHIFSQTDGTIPRRFIYPATERANNPDNLQEAIDRQGDILTSRMWWDAN, encoded by the coding sequence ATGAAAAAAATAATATTATTATTAGGGCTAATCTTTACTTTCAATGCTTGCGACGACGGCTTTGAAGAGTTAAATGTCAACCCTACAAAACCAGTGCAATTGGCACCCTCTACAAAACTAACAGCAGCACAATTGTACACTGCGGGAACTAGTTATGTAGCAACCCTTTTTTATAACGTAGGAACAGTAATGCAGTTAGTGCAACAAATTAACGCTACGTCGTACTCATGGGAATATACAGAATCTCAGTCTCATCAGTTTTTTAACGAACAATACCCCAGTGCAGTAAAGGCCATAGTAGACCTTGTAGATGGGCTTGAAAAAAGCGAAGACCCCAACGCGGCAGTAGATCTTGCCATTGCAAACGTATGGAAGGTTTTAGTTTTTAGCAGATTAACAGATAGTTATGGAGATATACCTTATTTTGAAGCAGGCAAAGGATTTATTGACGGCATAAGGTTTCCTAAATACGATGCGCAAAGTGAAATTTATACAGATATGTTAGCATTACTAGAAAGCGCTTCAAATACACTAAGTACAGGTGGAAGCAATTCTTATGGAAGTGGCGATATTGTTTTTGGTGGCGATACTCAAAAGTGGCATAAATTTGCCAATTCACTTATGCTTAGGTTAGCCCTAAGACTGGTTAAGGTAGATCCATCAGGAGCTGAAGCATGGGCCACAAAAGCTATCAATGGTGGGGTTATGACAAGCAATGCTGATATAGCTTATATTAACTATCAATCTGAAGCTGGTTATGGTGGGGTTTTTGGACCTACTATAAATCCTATTGCTAGAACATTTTCTTCCAGATTTGGAAATCAAATCAAAATGTCCGAGACTTTTGTGGAGTTTATGAAAGATAGAAATGACCCAAGAGTTTCCGTTTTATGTTCTACTGTAGATGGGGAAACAGACTTTGATTTACAGTTTGGGCAACCAAACATTGATAGAACAAGGGGAGCAGCAAACTCTAAGCCCAATATGAATATTTTTGGAGGTTTAGTAGGTTGGTCTCCTTACGCAGCAAACCCAACCAGTTATGACGCACCGTTTTTCTTTCAGACCTATGCCGAAGTTGAGTTTATGTTAGCAGAGGCTGCCCATCGTTGGGGACTAGCAGGCGGTAATACAGAAGATCATTATAACGCAGGTGTAACTGCAGCTATGGATTACTTGTCATTGTACGGAAATGGAGTAGGTATTGATGCGACTCAAATTTCAGATTATTTAACAGCTAATCCATTTGATGACTCAATTGCTTTACAAATGATAAACGAGCAATATTGGGTAGCAACTTTCCCTAACGGAATAGAAACATGGGCCAATTGGAAGCGTTCTGGTTACCCAAGCCTAACACCTGTACCTCATATATTTAGTCAAACCGATGGTACAATTCCTAGAAGATTTATCTACCCTGCAACTGAAAGAGCCAACAACCCAGATAACTTGCAGGAAGCCATAGACAGACAAGGAGACATCCTAACCTCACGTATGTGGTGGGACGCAAATTAA
- a CDS encoding SusC/RagA family TonB-linked outer membrane protein encodes MKKKQHYLIFLLVMVLTQIGIAQTVTITGKVTSKSDGQPLPGASVLLKGESQGSVTNFDGNYSIEVNNPNGKELVFSYIGFKTLTVSLNDSNIINIALEEDATSLDEVVVTALGIKREAKALGYSLTEVGSDDMGRVKTTSAVNALQGRVAGVNISQNSTGAAGSSRVIIRGASSLSGSNQPLYVVDGIPILNVTKASIGRFDGEFGDGGDDISSINPDDIESVSILKGSSAAALYGSQASNGVIMITTKSGKGKKGLGVEFSSSLTFDSVNTDLQDFQTIYGQGRSGLKPGFIYENGSVTALDDGTPEGLDLATSNALSNSTLSWGAMLDGSNAIAWDGIYRPYTNTGNNVKKFYDTGVTAVNTVSVVKGSDDYSYRLSFSNLDNRDVFPNSTLDRKSFSLSGNAKINPKLTSTISAKYIIEKVHNRVGIGDGPGNANNSVLLLPANIDVTGMKPGFNDEGAELPFTSSVWTTNPYWVTDKFNNNDKKKRIIASTTLRYDITDWLYANGRAGIDSYDLSVQRVTPWGTAYRSGGRLYQSKSTYSFFDADMMLGVEKSITSKISTHSVFGGNTKKSTWESLSAQGDDFIVIGLEDLNNTTNPIPSYGLSESKTNSLYASIEVDYDNTFFLTYTGRNEWFSTLSFPGKTSPNDDFYQSISGSLLLHEALKLPKAITYAKLRSSYAQVAGATSPYALNLTYAILGTFQGQAFGQVNGSTIPNPNLVPLEKKEFEIGFDGRFFNNRLHLDVAYYSNKTLNDIVRASATSTSGYTSALLNVGELENKGLELLLGGSPIKNDNFSWNSSINVGYNNSEIVNTNDEGNPITMQLSRTGNANIAHMVGENYGTIVGESYARDENGVKIYTIDGQGIPRPVRADERKVLGNGVAPVTAGFSNEFRYKNVSLNILVDGKFGGQVFSGTNEAAYFSGAHKRTLEGRENGLEVTGIDQATGQEFTTTVPARSLGSYYGYIAAENTGIAEEFIYDTDYIKFREFSLGYSFPKKILKNIFIKEMSVSLIGRNLFYLMKKTDNIDPEASINNSNSQGLERFGVPATRSFGFSLNVKF; translated from the coding sequence ATGAAAAAAAAACAGCATTATTTAATCTTTTTGCTTGTTATGGTTTTAACGCAAATTGGCATTGCACAAACGGTAACCATAACAGGAAAAGTAACCTCGAAAAGTGATGGGCAACCACTGCCCGGAGCAAGTGTTCTTTTAAAAGGGGAATCTCAAGGAAGTGTTACGAATTTTGATGGAAATTATTCAATTGAAGTAAATAACCCAAATGGAAAAGAGCTTGTCTTTAGCTATATTGGTTTTAAAACCCTTACAGTATCCTTGAATGATTCCAACATTATCAATATTGCTCTTGAAGAGGACGCCACAAGTCTTGATGAGGTTGTTGTAACCGCATTAGGAATTAAAAGAGAAGCCAAAGCTTTAGGGTACTCTTTAACTGAAGTTGGGTCAGACGACATGGGAAGGGTAAAAACCACAAGCGCTGTAAACGCACTACAAGGTAGGGTTGCCGGAGTTAACATTTCTCAAAACAGCACCGGTGCAGCAGGTTCGAGCAGGGTAATCATTAGAGGAGCTAGTTCTTTATCGGGCAGCAACCAACCATTATATGTTGTTGATGGGATTCCTATTTTAAATGTAACTAAAGCTTCAATTGGAAGATTTGATGGCGAATTTGGAGATGGCGGAGATGATATTTCATCTATTAATCCAGACGATATCGAGTCGGTTTCTATTTTAAAAGGAAGTTCTGCTGCCGCTTTATACGGGTCACAAGCCTCTAATGGTGTAATAATGATTACTACAAAGTCAGGCAAAGGCAAAAAAGGACTTGGTGTAGAATTTTCAAGTTCCCTTACGTTTGACTCTGTAAATACAGATCTACAAGATTTTCAAACTATTTACGGCCAAGGTAGATCTGGTTTAAAACCAGGCTTTATATACGAAAATGGCTCGGTAACAGCTTTAGATGATGGAACGCCAGAAGGACTAGACCTAGCCACTTCCAATGCATTATCAAACTCCACCCTTTCTTGGGGGGCAATGTTAGACGGATCTAATGCTATTGCATGGGATGGCATATACAGACCATATACAAATACTGGAAATAATGTTAAAAAGTTTTACGACACAGGGGTTACGGCAGTTAACACCGTATCTGTTGTTAAAGGAAGTGATGATTATAGTTATCGACTATCATTTTCTAATTTAGACAATAGAGACGTCTTCCCTAATTCCACTTTAGACAGAAAGTCTTTTTCATTAAGTGGTAATGCTAAAATAAACCCAAAGTTAACTTCTACAATTAGCGCTAAATATATAATAGAAAAGGTGCATAATCGTGTAGGTATCGGCGACGGTCCTGGTAATGCCAATAACTCGGTATTGTTGTTGCCAGCAAATATTGATGTAACAGGAATGAAACCTGGGTTTAATGACGAAGGAGCTGAGCTTCCATTTACATCGAGTGTTTGGACTACTAATCCGTATTGGGTAACAGATAAGTTTAATAATAACGACAAGAAGAAGAGAATAATTGCTTCAACAACTTTAAGATATGATATTACAGATTGGTTATATGCAAATGGTCGAGCAGGGATTGATTCTTATGATTTATCAGTACAACGTGTAACACCTTGGGGAACGGCTTACAGGTCTGGAGGTCGCTTGTATCAAAGTAAATCAACTTACTCGTTTTTTGATGCTGATATGATGCTTGGAGTTGAAAAGTCCATTACAAGTAAAATATCCACCCATTCAGTTTTTGGAGGGAATACCAAAAAGAGCACTTGGGAATCATTAAGTGCCCAGGGCGACGATTTCATTGTAATAGGTCTAGAAGATTTAAACAACACTACAAACCCAATACCCTCTTACGGTTTAAGCGAAAGCAAAACAAACTCATTGTATGCTTCAATTGAGGTAGATTATGACAATACATTTTTCTTAACTTATACCGGAAGAAATGAATGGTTCTCAACATTATCTTTCCCAGGAAAAACATCTCCTAATGATGATTTTTACCAATCGATCAGTGGAAGCTTACTGCTTCACGAAGCGCTTAAATTGCCAAAAGCGATCACTTATGCTAAATTAAGGTCAAGTTATGCTCAAGTAGCTGGAGCTACAAGTCCTTATGCTTTAAATTTAACGTATGCCATTTTAGGGACTTTCCAAGGACAAGCATTCGGACAGGTAAATGGTAGCACTATTCCTAACCCCAATTTAGTGCCTTTAGAGAAAAAAGAATTTGAAATTGGTTTTGATGGAAGATTCTTTAATAACAGATTACATCTAGATGTAGCTTACTATTCAAACAAAACGTTAAACGACATTGTTAGAGCAAGTGCAACAAGCACATCTGGATATACTTCGGCGTTGCTAAATGTTGGTGAATTGGAAAACAAAGGATTAGAATTGCTCTTAGGAGGGTCGCCAATTAAAAATGATAATTTCAGTTGGAATTCATCTATAAATGTTGGCTACAACAATAGTGAAATTGTAAACACAAATGATGAAGGCAACCCTATTACCATGCAGTTAAGCAGAACAGGAAACGCGAACATAGCTCATATGGTTGGAGAAAACTACGGAACTATAGTTGGAGAGTCTTATGCTAGAGATGAAAATGGAGTTAAAATTTACACTATAGATGGACAAGGTATTCCTAGACCTGTAAGAGCAGATGAGCGTAAAGTATTAGGCAATGGAGTAGCACCGGTAACAGCTGGTTTTTCTAATGAATTTAGATATAAAAATGTAAGCTTAAATATTTTGGTTGATGGTAAGTTTGGAGGACAAGTGTTCTCAGGAACAAACGAGGCAGCATATTTTAGCGGTGCTCACAAACGTACTTTAGAAGGCAGAGAAAATGGTTTAGAGGTTACGGGTATTGATCAAGCAACAGGGCAAGAATTCACAACAACAGTTCCTGCTAGGAGTTTAGGCTCTTACTATGGTTATATCGCAGCAGAAAATACAGGTATAGCCGAGGAGTTTATATATGACACGGATTATATAAAGTTTAGAGAATTTAGCCTAGGCTACTCTTTTCCGAAAAAGATTTTAAAGAATATTTTCATAAAAGAAATGAGTGTTTCTTTAATTGGTAGAAACTTATTTTACCTGATGAAAAAAACAGACAATATTGATCCAGAAGCATCAATAAACAACTCTAACTCGCAAGGGTTAGAACGATTTGGAGTCCCAGCAACACGTAGCTTTGGATTTTCTTTAAATGTTAAATTTTAA
- a CDS encoding DeoR/GlpR family DNA-binding transcription regulator — MVKNERQRIIIDKIRVEKKVSSSVLAEELSVSEDTIRRDLNELDGKGLLSKIHGGAVSTIQKLYHYNDNVIVNSDKKEIIANKASTLIKNGMSIIISGGTTNLAFVRLLPKELKITIYTYCLPIAMELTGHPNIEIIFIGGKIHKKAMVTVGIDVIQKLAKIKADMCFIGTGSLDVDNGITEGSYEVALMKKAMIEVSNATVSLVTSNKLGLKQSYHVCSLTEVDAVVTDLDIDNELLLEYQKSGVNIL, encoded by the coding sequence ATGGTAAAAAATGAAAGGCAACGAATTATTATTGATAAGATTAGAGTTGAAAAAAAGGTAAGTTCTTCAGTTTTAGCCGAAGAGCTTAGTGTGTCTGAAGATACTATTAGGAGAGATTTAAACGAGTTAGACGGTAAGGGGTTGCTGTCCAAAATTCATGGAGGAGCCGTATCTACCATTCAAAAGCTATACCATTATAATGATAATGTTATAGTAAACAGTGATAAAAAAGAAATAATAGCAAACAAAGCATCTACTCTTATAAAAAATGGTATGTCCATTATAATAAGTGGAGGTACTACAAATCTTGCTTTTGTAAGGTTGTTGCCAAAAGAGTTGAAAATAACTATTTATACTTATTGTCTGCCAATTGCGATGGAACTTACTGGGCATCCAAACATTGAAATTATTTTTATTGGTGGCAAAATACATAAAAAAGCAATGGTAACTGTTGGCATTGATGTTATACAGAAACTTGCAAAAATTAAAGCCGATATGTGTTTTATTGGTACAGGCAGTTTAGATGTTGATAATGGAATAACTGAAGGTAGTTATGAGGTTGCATTAATGAAAAAAGCTATGATTGAAGTATCAAATGCTACGGTTTCTCTAGTTACATCCAATAAGCTAGGTTTAAAACAAAGCTATCATGTTTGTAGCCTCACTGAAGTTGATGCTGTAGTAACTGATCTAGACATTGATAATGAACTTCTTTTAGAATATCAAAAATCCGGTGTAAACATTTTGTAG
- a CDS encoding Abi family protein, which produces MGLFILPKTSKSVLKTILLLTFLKPLLYNQFTNNSFTNSYFYAKFRLLLIEVIEKIEISIRIKLVYHLPPEVTPCWFQNFDLFIDSMVLVKNNVKY; this is translated from the coding sequence ATGGGACTTTTTATTTTACCCAAAACATCAAAAAGTGTATTAAAAACCATTCTATTGTTGACCTTTTTAAAACCTTTATTATATAACCAATTTACGAATAACAGTTTTACAAACAGTTATTTTTATGCCAAATTTAGGCTTTTACTCATTGAGGTTATAGAGAAAATTGAAATTAGCATACGCATTAAACTTGTTTATCACCTGCCTCCTGAGGTTACCCCTTGTTGGTTTCAAAACTTTGATTTATTTATTGATAGCATGGTCTTGGTTAAAAACAATGTCAAATATTGA
- a CDS encoding phosphotyrosine protein phosphatase — MKTLFICSANKQRSKTAEDYFAEKHPEYNFKSAGTNIKICRKEGTTELTEDLLKWADKVYVMENKHLDQIKKHTGSKYYSKIKVLDIPDIYKYYDSNLITILEEKVSF, encoded by the coding sequence ATGAAAACGCTCTTCATCTGTTCCGCCAACAAACAACGCTCTAAAACGGCTGAAGACTATTTTGCTGAAAAGCATCCTGAATACAACTTTAAAAGTGCAGGCACCAATATCAAAATTTGTAGAAAAGAAGGCACTACTGAGCTTACTGAAGATTTATTAAAATGGGCAGACAAAGTTTATGTGATGGAAAATAAGCATTTAGACCAAATTAAGAAGCATACAGGCTCAAAGTATTACTCAAAAATTAAGGTGTTAGATATTCCAGATATCTACAAATACTATGATTCTAATTTGATCACGATTTTGGAAGAAAAGGTGTCTTTCTAA
- a CDS encoding type IV toxin-antitoxin system AbiEi family antitoxin domain-containing protein has product MDISDYIKQLQSFEEYSFSWDELVKKCHKTDTALKRELSRLVAKKEIVNLRKGFYLIIPPRYSKQEQLPVQLFAHKLFDFLDSNYYLGFYSAAKFHGAGHQQVQREYVMTDKAFPDIKKSSIDIHFFTTSKWPTKNILEKKSDAGIFKISSPALTAVDLIHHQTKLGGINRMLAILEELSEEINVQDIEDLLTWYPHKSTLQRLGFLLEGELQVESKLYEPIKEYLKTSKYYPVLLSPKSKERPGAIHNHWKVDVNIKIESDL; this is encoded by the coding sequence GTGGATATCTCAGATTATATAAAGCAACTACAATCTTTTGAGGAATACTCATTTTCTTGGGATGAACTTGTAAAAAAGTGTCATAAAACTGATACTGCTTTAAAGCGAGAGCTTTCACGTTTAGTAGCCAAAAAGGAAATTGTAAACTTAAGAAAAGGGTTTTATTTAATCATTCCGCCAAGATATTCCAAACAAGAACAGCTACCTGTGCAGTTATTTGCACATAAGCTTTTTGATTTTTTAGATAGTAATTATTACTTAGGCTTTTATTCTGCTGCAAAGTTTCACGGCGCAGGACATCAACAAGTGCAACGGGAATATGTTATGACAGATAAGGCATTCCCTGATATTAAAAAATCATCGATAGATATTCATTTTTTTACAACTTCAAAATGGCCAACAAAAAACATTTTAGAGAAAAAATCGGATGCAGGTATTTTTAAAATTTCGAGTCCAGCACTTACAGCTGTAGATTTAATCCATCATCAAACCAAGTTGGGTGGTATCAATAGAATGTTAGCCATTCTCGAAGAACTGTCAGAAGAAATAAACGTTCAAGATATAGAAGATTTACTTACTTGGTATCCTCACAAAAGCACCTTACAACGATTGGGTTTTTTATTAGAAGGCGAACTACAAGTTGAATCGAAATTGTACGAACCCATAAAAGAGTACTTAAAGACATCAAAATACTATCCGGTGTTATTGAGTCCAAAATCAAAAGAGAGACCTGGAGCCATTCATAATCATTGGAAAGTGGATGTGAATATAAAAATAGAGAGCGATTTATGA
- a CDS encoding nucleotidyl transferase AbiEii/AbiGii toxin family protein yields MIPKPYIAKWQEQAPWKQFYQVEQDLVISRALVEIFSDEFLNENLAFRGGTALHKLYLNPAPRYSEDIDLVQIKPGPIKPIMQRINEVITFFEEERRTQVRGHGAKALYRFNSEYEGIRLRLKLEINCKEHFNVLPWVEFPFEVKSDWFTGSAKIRTYNINELLGTKLRALYQRSKGRDLFDLDYSRLHMELNIDEIIKCFKEYTTFSTGNRPPSKKEFLMNIEEKEQDPNFIGDMEALLRTGIVYNQEKAIAWLKTEVIANI; encoded by the coding sequence ATGATTCCGAAGCCCTACATAGCGAAGTGGCAAGAACAAGCACCTTGGAAACAGTTTTATCAAGTAGAACAAGACCTTGTCATTAGTCGTGCATTGGTAGAAATTTTCTCAGATGAATTCTTAAATGAAAATTTAGCCTTTAGAGGCGGTACCGCCCTTCACAAATTGTATTTGAATCCAGCACCAAGATATTCTGAAGATATAGATTTGGTCCAAATAAAACCGGGACCTATAAAACCTATAATGCAACGAATCAATGAAGTGATTACATTCTTTGAAGAAGAAAGGCGAACACAAGTAAGAGGACACGGAGCAAAAGCACTATACCGTTTCAATTCTGAATATGAAGGAATTAGATTGCGCTTAAAATTGGAAATCAACTGTAAAGAGCACTTTAACGTATTGCCATGGGTAGAATTTCCTTTTGAAGTAAAAAGCGATTGGTTTACAGGAAGTGCTAAAATTAGAACCTATAACATTAATGAATTATTGGGTACAAAATTACGAGCATTATACCAACGCAGTAAAGGGAGGGATTTGTTTGATTTAGATTACTCACGGCTACATATGGAATTGAATATAGACGAAATAATCAAATGCTTCAAGGAGTACACGACATTTTCAACAGGAAACAGACCGCCAAGTAAAAAAGAATTTTTAATGAATATTGAAGAAAAAGAACAAGATCCCAATTTCATAGGAGATATGGAGGCCTTATTAAGAACAGGAATTGTATATAATCAAGAAAAAGCTATTGCGTGGTTAAAGACTGAAGTAATTGCAAATATTTAA
- the hsdR gene encoding EcoAI/FtnUII family type I restriction enzme subunit R: MNKKDLSERDICSKYINPAIQKAGWNMRTQVREEVFFTDGRIIVQGKMYARGKSKKADFILYYKPNVPIAIIEAKSNKKPVGHGMQQALEYSEVLQIPFVFTSNGDSFVFHDKTRTDGLIEEELTLDNFPSPETLWKKYLKHTNIDTPEAQDIVEKDYYADDSGMTPRYYQQNAVNRTLEAIAKGQDKIILVMATGTGKTYTAFNIIWRLWKTGVKKRILFLADRNALLTQTKNGDFSPFGNDIMHIIKNRKIDKSYQIYFALYQGLTSNDESKNAYKEFSRDFFDLVVIDECHRGSASEASAWRDVLTYFDTATQIGLTATPKETKDVSNMDYFGKPVYTYSLKQGIDDGFLAPYKVVRITTNVDEGWRPTAGLLDKYGNEVEDRIYNLKDYDKTLAIDERTALVAKKITEYLKATDRFAKTIVFCVDIDHANRMRQALFNENADLVAQHWNYCVKITGDDEVGKQELDNFTDVEERFPVIATTSKMLTTGIDTKMVKVIVLESNIQSVTEFKQIIGRGTRIREAEGKVFFTIMDFRKATNIFARPDFDGDPVQIYEPGPTETVIPPDDETETAQGDNQPESLGGFRPTQPNIDIDDDEEVVRKFYVNQIPVSVVNERVQYYGKDGKLITESLKDYSKKNIEKEFASLDDFIQRWNESEKKEELIKELAEHGVLLEALREEVGQDLDDFDLICHIAFDQPALTRQERANNVRKRNYFTKYSETAQKVLNSLLDKYEHEGITSIEQGSVLKVQPLSQMGSPVELVRAFGKRKDFEQAIKELENEIYNIA; the protein is encoded by the coding sequence ATGAATAAAAAAGACCTTTCAGAAAGAGATATATGTAGTAAATATATCAATCCGGCTATTCAAAAAGCTGGTTGGAACATGCGTACCCAAGTTAGAGAAGAGGTTTTTTTTACTGACGGACGTATTATTGTTCAAGGAAAAATGTACGCTCGAGGAAAAAGTAAAAAAGCAGATTTCATTTTATATTACAAGCCCAATGTTCCAATTGCTATCATTGAGGCTAAAAGCAATAAAAAGCCTGTTGGTCACGGAATGCAACAAGCCTTAGAATATTCTGAGGTTTTACAAATCCCTTTTGTATTCACGTCTAATGGAGATTCGTTTGTTTTTCATGATAAAACAAGAACCGATGGCCTCATTGAAGAAGAACTCACTTTAGATAATTTCCCATCACCTGAAACGCTTTGGAAAAAGTATTTAAAGCACACTAATATTGATACTCCAGAGGCGCAAGACATTGTAGAAAAAGACTATTACGCGGATGATAGCGGCATGACGCCTAGATATTACCAACAAAATGCTGTTAATAGGACATTAGAAGCTATTGCCAAAGGACAAGACAAAATTATCTTAGTCATGGCCACAGGTACAGGAAAAACGTATACTGCTTTTAATATTATTTGGCGCTTATGGAAAACAGGTGTTAAAAAACGGATTTTATTTCTTGCCGATAGAAATGCCTTATTAACGCAAACCAAAAATGGAGACTTTTCACCGTTTGGGAATGATATTATGCACATCATTAAAAACCGAAAGATTGATAAGTCTTATCAAATTTACTTTGCACTTTATCAAGGATTGACCAGTAACGATGAATCTAAAAATGCCTATAAAGAATTTAGTCGTGATTTTTTTGATCTCGTTGTTATAGATGAGTGTCATCGAGGAAGTGCTTCTGAAGCTTCAGCTTGGAGAGATGTACTAACGTATTTTGATACCGCAACGCAAATAGGATTAACAGCCACTCCAAAAGAAACCAAAGATGTGTCTAATATGGATTATTTTGGAAAGCCTGTATATACCTATTCTCTAAAACAAGGGATTGATGATGGCTTTTTAGCACCTTATAAAGTGGTGCGTATTACAACCAACGTAGATGAAGGTTGGAGACCAACAGCAGGTTTGCTAGATAAATACGGTAACGAAGTAGAAGACCGTATTTACAATTTAAAAGACTACGATAAAACCTTAGCTATTGATGAACGTACAGCACTAGTAGCTAAAAAGATTACCGAGTATTTAAAAGCCACAGACCGCTTTGCAAAAACGATTGTCTTTTGCGTAGATATAGACCATGCTAACCGAATGCGCCAAGCCTTATTTAATGAAAACGCCGATTTAGTTGCACAGCATTGGAACTATTGCGTAAAAATAACCGGAGACGATGAGGTTGGTAAACAAGAACTCGATAATTTTACAGACGTCGAAGAACGCTTTCCTGTGATCGCCACCACATCCAAAATGCTAACCACTGGGATTGATACCAAAATGGTAAAAGTTATTGTGTTAGAATCCAATATTCAATCTGTAACGGAGTTCAAGCAAATTATTGGTAGAGGCACACGAATTAGAGAAGCAGAAGGCAAAGTCTTTTTTACTATTATGGATTTTAGAAAAGCCACCAACATCTTTGCAAGACCAGATTTTGATGGTGATCCTGTTCAAATTTACGAACCTGGTCCCACAGAAACAGTCATTCCACCAGATGATGAAACAGAAACAGCACAAGGTGATAACCAACCTGAAAGTTTGGGTGGTTTTAGACCAACACAACCTAATATAGATATTGACGATGACGAAGAGGTGGTACGGAAGTTTTACGTGAACCAAATCCCTGTGTCTGTTGTTAATGAGCGCGTACAGTATTACGGAAAAGATGGAAAACTCATTACAGAATCCTTAAAAGATTATTCTAAAAAGAATATAGAAAAAGAGTTTGCATCCTTAGACGATTTTATTCAAAGATGGAACGAGTCAGAAAAGAAAGAAGAACTCATCAAAGAACTTGCAGAACACGGCGTACTTTTAGAAGCCTTGCGTGAAGAGGTAGGGCAAGATTTAGATGATTTCGATTTAATCTGTCATATTGCCTTCGACCAACCTGCACTTACACGGCAAGAGCGCGCCAACAACGTACGTAAACGTAACTACTTCACAAAGTACAGCGAAACCGCACAAAAAGTATTAAACAGCTTACTAGATAAATACGAACACGAGGGCATCACCTCTATAGAACAAGGGTCTGTTCTCAAAGTACAACCGTTAAGCCAAATGGGCTCACCTGTAGAGTTGGTAAGAGCCTTTGGTAAACGAAAAGATTTTGAACAAGCCATTAAAGAATTAGAAAACGAAATTTATAATATTGCTTAA